From Microbacterium sp. YJN-G, a single genomic window includes:
- a CDS encoding TetR/AcrR family transcriptional regulator gives MTAGLRPVRRGRPGHDRDDVIRAGVELFNAQGYDATSVSDLTRRLGVTKSALYHHVDSKEQILEIALEQALGGLEKALQDALTETTAASRLTAIIRGAVQVLTARQPQVTLLLRLRGNSVIEAAALERRRRFDHTVTGLVREAQAEGLVRADLDAGVATRLIFGMINSVVEWYRPDGPVDPDLLGEEILAVTLGGLRPRT, from the coding sequence GTGACCGCAGGACTGCGCCCCGTGCGCCGCGGGCGCCCAGGGCACGATCGGGACGACGTGATCCGCGCCGGCGTCGAGCTGTTCAACGCGCAGGGATACGACGCGACCTCGGTCTCGGACCTCACCCGGCGGCTCGGCGTCACCAAGTCGGCGCTGTACCACCACGTCGACTCGAAGGAGCAGATCCTCGAGATCGCCCTCGAACAGGCCCTCGGCGGGCTCGAGAAGGCGCTGCAGGATGCTCTCACCGAGACGACCGCCGCATCGCGGCTGACCGCGATCATCCGCGGCGCCGTGCAGGTGCTCACCGCACGCCAGCCGCAGGTGACACTGCTGCTGCGGCTGCGCGGCAACAGCGTCATCGAGGCCGCGGCGCTGGAGCGCCGGCGGCGCTTCGACCACACCGTGACGGGTCTGGTGCGCGAGGCGCAGGCGGAGGGCCTGGTGCGCGCGGATCTGGATGCCGGAGTCGCCACGCGCCTCATCTTCGGCATGATCAACTCGGTCGTCGAGTGGTACCGCCCCGACGGCCCGGTCGACCCGGACCTGCTGGGCGAGGAGATCCTCGCGGTGACGCTGGGCGGCCTGCGGCCCCGTACCTGA
- a CDS encoding inositol monophosphatase family protein, producing the protein MTVSPNAAELPADLELALRLADAADAQTMPRFDASDLEVSRKADRSHVTDADLATERAIRELLSTERPQDGILGEEYGAEGDVHRQWIIDPIDGTANFLRGVPLWGTMIALAIDGVPQVGVVSMPALGRRWWASAGHGSWTATSGEPRRLTVSGVDTLDDASVSFQSIGQWADAGRMPELLALADRVWRDRAYGDIFSYMLLAEGRIDMVAEFDVKEYDIAAAVPIVREAGGRMTAFDGTETLSALSALATNGILHDQFLTLFRDVPQH; encoded by the coding sequence GTGACAGTCTCCCCCAATGCCGCAGAGCTCCCTGCCGACCTCGAGCTGGCCCTGCGACTGGCGGACGCCGCCGATGCGCAGACGATGCCGCGCTTCGACGCATCCGACCTGGAGGTCTCACGCAAGGCCGACCGGTCGCACGTCACGGATGCCGATCTCGCGACCGAGCGCGCTATCCGCGAGCTGCTCAGCACCGAGCGCCCACAGGACGGCATCCTCGGCGAGGAGTACGGCGCCGAAGGCGATGTGCACCGCCAGTGGATCATCGACCCGATCGACGGCACCGCGAACTTCCTGCGCGGGGTGCCCCTGTGGGGCACGATGATCGCCCTCGCGATCGACGGCGTTCCCCAGGTGGGCGTGGTCAGCATGCCCGCGCTGGGACGCCGCTGGTGGGCATCCGCCGGCCACGGATCCTGGACCGCCACGAGCGGAGAACCCCGGCGATTGACCGTCTCGGGCGTCGACACCCTCGACGACGCGAGCGTCAGCTTCCAGAGCATCGGGCAGTGGGCGGATGCCGGCAGGATGCCCGAGCTGCTCGCCCTCGCCGACCGGGTCTGGCGCGACCGCGCCTACGGCGACATCTTCAGCTACATGCTGCTGGCAGAGGGACGCATCGACATGGTCGCCGAGTTCGATGTCAAGGAGTACGACATCGCGGCGGCCGTCCCGATCGTCCGCGAGGCCGGCGGACGTATGACGGCGTTCGACGGCACCGAGACCCTCTCGGCGCTGTCGGCCCTCGCCACCAACGGCATCCTGCACGATCAGTTCCTCACGCTGTTCCGCGACGTCCCACAGCACTGA
- a CDS encoding LOG family protein — protein MRRTHGRVVDVDSLDDLDSRLASGAMSLSGWHLRGLDLSDHGAALRSRDVAGALFLGCTLHPEDDESVRARGAIVFPAIPDVPVDTYRATLYTPAELFDDDLYPRSLDARVYAWSQRGSSRETALAQALHDHSIDLALEEWTRGRRLVGVMGGHAAARADSTYSAGARLGWMLSQTCTVATGGGPGAMEAVNLGGYLSTQPEEALAEALALLSAVPGFVPSIADWARAAFAVRARFPGGADSLGIPTWHYGHEPPNPFANAVAKYFRNAQREAVLLEVCRGGIAFLPGSGGTIQEIFQDACENYYADESSTAPMVLVGREYWTERYPAWPLLRALAKGRPMEAHVHLVDTVDEAAALMGGT, from the coding sequence ATGAGGAGAACGCACGGACGCGTCGTCGACGTCGATTCACTGGACGATCTCGACAGCCGTCTGGCGTCCGGGGCGATGTCGCTGTCGGGCTGGCATCTGCGGGGGCTCGACCTCAGCGATCACGGTGCTGCACTCCGCTCGCGCGATGTCGCGGGCGCCCTGTTCCTGGGCTGCACCCTGCACCCCGAGGACGACGAGTCGGTGCGCGCACGCGGGGCGATCGTGTTCCCCGCGATCCCGGATGTGCCGGTCGACACCTACCGGGCGACGCTGTACACGCCCGCGGAACTGTTCGACGATGACCTGTATCCCCGGTCGCTGGATGCCCGGGTCTACGCATGGTCGCAGCGCGGCAGCTCGAGAGAGACCGCCCTGGCCCAGGCGCTGCACGACCACAGCATCGACCTGGCACTGGAGGAATGGACCCGGGGTCGACGGCTCGTCGGTGTGATGGGCGGGCACGCCGCGGCCCGGGCCGACAGCACCTACTCCGCCGGGGCGCGCCTGGGGTGGATGCTGTCGCAGACGTGCACCGTCGCCACCGGAGGCGGGCCGGGCGCGATGGAGGCGGTGAACCTCGGCGGCTACCTCTCGACGCAGCCGGAGGAGGCCCTCGCCGAGGCTCTGGCCCTGCTCAGCGCGGTTCCGGGTTTCGTTCCCAGCATCGCCGACTGGGCGCGCGCGGCTTTCGCGGTGCGGGCGCGCTTCCCGGGTGGTGCGGACTCGCTCGGGATCCCCACCTGGCACTACGGGCACGAGCCGCCCAACCCCTTCGCGAACGCCGTGGCGAAATACTTCCGCAACGCGCAGCGCGAGGCGGTGCTGCTCGAGGTCTGCCGGGGAGGCATCGCGTTCCTGCCCGGGTCGGGCGGAACGATCCAGGAGATCTTCCAGGACGCCTGCGAGAACTACTACGCCGATGAGTCGTCCACCGCGCCGATGGTGCTCGTGGGGCGGGAGTACTGGACCGAGCGCTACCCGGCCTGGCCGCTGCTGAGGGCGCTCGCGAAGGGCAGGCCGATGGAGGCGCACGTGCACCTGGTCGACACCGTGGACGAGGCCGCAGCGCTCATGGGCGGGACCTGA
- a CDS encoding YbaK/EbsC family protein → MNAPETLPARSRIVHERLAAAGIRNRIVVLPDSARTAALAAAAIGCEVGAIANSLVLVADGEPILVMTSGAHRVDFGVLAQSIGADAVAMAPAAIVREATGQVIGGVAPVGHPAPLRTYLDEDLRGYDEIWTAGGTPETVMPLTFDQLETLTRGATIRVA, encoded by the coding sequence GTGAACGCACCCGAGACGCTTCCCGCCCGCAGCCGCATCGTGCATGAGCGGCTCGCCGCCGCCGGCATCCGGAACCGCATCGTCGTGCTGCCGGACTCGGCGCGCACGGCCGCCCTGGCGGCTGCGGCCATCGGGTGCGAGGTGGGCGCGATCGCCAACAGCCTCGTGCTGGTCGCCGACGGCGAGCCGATCCTCGTGATGACCAGCGGCGCGCACCGGGTGGACTTCGGGGTGCTCGCGCAGAGCATCGGGGCGGATGCCGTGGCCATGGCGCCCGCGGCGATCGTGCGCGAGGCGACCGGCCAGGTGATCGGCGGTGTGGCACCCGTCGGGCATCCTGCGCCGCTGCGGACGTATCTCGACGAGGATCTGCGCGGCTACGACGAGATCTGGACCGCAGGCGGGACACCGGAGACGGTGATGCCGCTGACCTTCGACCAGCTCGAGACGCTCACCCGCGGCGCCACCATCCGAGTCGCCTGA
- a CDS encoding substrate-binding domain-containing protein → MRVTKKLLLGSVIATAALVMSACAPQPSAAPEGGVDEGPAEVRVGVITSETGPLAGYGQQYLDAFTAGLDYATDGTGEIDGIRIVIENRDDAGDPDTAVTAAKQLIGEGVNILMGSASSGVSLAVAEQAAQNKVLFISGPAAADAITGVNEYTFRSGRQSAQDVATAGTFLDDIDGKKIVVFAQNSAFGQGNVAAVEAILGAKGATVEPVLVAEDVTEFTPFAQQVLSAQPDLVFVAWAGATSGAMWQAMSQQGVLDAIPVVTGLGDKATFGAYGVASEQINFLNHYFGAAPDNEVNDAMVAALEEAGTEPDLFSPDGFNAAIMLVQAVKEGKGDVDAMVAALEGFTFEGPKGTNTVRAEDHALLQDMYQVKLVASGDAFTPELVATVPAEDVAP, encoded by the coding sequence ATGCGGGTTACGAAGAAGTTGCTCCTGGGTTCGGTGATCGCCACCGCGGCCCTTGTCATGTCGGCCTGCGCGCCGCAGCCCTCCGCAGCCCCTGAGGGTGGCGTAGACGAAGGCCCCGCTGAGGTGCGCGTCGGCGTCATCACCAGCGAGACCGGCCCCCTGGCCGGATACGGCCAGCAGTACCTCGACGCGTTCACCGCCGGGCTCGACTACGCCACCGACGGCACCGGCGAGATCGACGGCATCAGGATCGTCATTGAGAACCGCGACGACGCGGGCGACCCCGACACGGCCGTCACCGCCGCGAAGCAGCTGATCGGCGAGGGCGTGAACATCCTGATGGGCAGCGCCTCGTCGGGTGTGTCGCTCGCGGTGGCCGAGCAGGCAGCGCAGAACAAGGTGCTCTTCATCTCGGGCCCGGCCGCCGCCGACGCAATCACCGGGGTCAACGAGTACACCTTCCGCTCGGGCCGTCAGTCCGCACAGGACGTCGCCACGGCCGGTACGTTCCTCGATGACATCGACGGCAAGAAGATCGTCGTCTTCGCGCAGAACAGCGCGTTCGGTCAGGGCAACGTCGCCGCGGTCGAGGCCATCCTCGGCGCCAAGGGCGCGACGGTCGAGCCGGTGCTCGTCGCCGAGGACGTCACCGAGTTCACCCCGTTCGCACAGCAGGTGCTCTCCGCGCAGCCCGACCTGGTGTTCGTCGCCTGGGCCGGTGCCACCTCAGGCGCCATGTGGCAGGCCATGAGCCAGCAGGGCGTGCTCGACGCGATCCCCGTCGTCACCGGTCTGGGCGACAAGGCCACGTTCGGCGCCTACGGCGTCGCCTCCGAGCAGATCAACTTCCTCAACCACTACTTCGGCGCCGCCCCCGACAACGAGGTCAACGACGCGATGGTGGCAGCGCTCGAAGAGGCCGGCACCGAGCCCGACCTGTTCAGCCCGGACGGCTTCAACGCGGCGATCATGCTCGTGCAGGCCGTCAAGGAGGGCAAGGGCGACGTGGATGCGATGGTCGCAGCGCTCGAGGGCTTCACGTTCGAGGGCCCCAAGGGCACCAACACGGTGCGCGCCGAGGACCACGCCCTGCTGCAGGACATGTACCAGGTGAAGCTCGTCGCCTCCGGCGACGCCTTCACCCCCGAGCTCGTCGCCACGGTTCCCGCCGAAGACGTCGCTCCCTGA
- a CDS encoding ABC transporter ATP-binding protein, with translation MNTPAPPAAGASLRIEGLGLDIGGATILKDVDLTVEPGALVGVIGPNGAGKTTLFNAVSGVIRPTAGRILMDDVDITRTSVPQRARAGLGRTFQTSSLFPQLTVRENVRVAVQATEGGSYSLLHFPRRTDAASIRAEELLHSVGLGHRLDARAGDISHGDKRKLEIAVLLATRSRLVLLDEPMAGVASGDVAGLVDSIRGLQAETGCTVLMVEHHIEVLMGLVDLVAVMYFGTIIAVDTPQRIMENATVQSAYLGTGA, from the coding sequence GTGAACACCCCAGCCCCGCCCGCCGCCGGAGCATCGCTCCGGATCGAGGGTCTCGGTCTCGACATCGGAGGTGCGACGATCCTGAAGGACGTCGACCTCACGGTCGAGCCCGGTGCCCTGGTCGGAGTGATCGGACCGAACGGCGCAGGAAAGACCACGCTGTTCAACGCCGTCTCAGGAGTGATCCGGCCGACCGCCGGACGCATCCTCATGGACGACGTCGACATCACCCGCACGAGCGTGCCGCAGCGCGCGCGGGCGGGACTGGGGAGGACCTTCCAGACCTCCAGCCTGTTCCCCCAGCTCACCGTTCGCGAGAACGTGCGCGTCGCGGTGCAGGCCACGGAAGGCGGCAGCTATTCGCTGCTGCACTTCCCGAGAAGAACGGATGCCGCGAGCATCCGCGCCGAGGAGCTGCTGCACTCCGTGGGCCTCGGGCACCGGCTCGACGCCCGCGCGGGCGACATCAGCCACGGCGACAAGCGCAAGCTCGAGATCGCCGTGCTGCTGGCCACGCGGTCCCGCCTCGTGCTGCTCGATGAGCCCATGGCCGGCGTCGCCTCCGGCGACGTCGCGGGACTCGTCGACAGCATCCGGGGCCTGCAGGCCGAGACCGGATGCACCGTGCTGATGGTCGAGCATCACATCGAGGTGCTCATGGGGCTGGTCGACCTCGTCGCCGTGATGTACTTCGGCACGATCATCGCCGTCGACACCCCGCAGCGGATCATGGAGAACGCCACCGTGCAGAGTGCATACCTGGGGACCGGAGCATGA
- a CDS encoding ABC transporter ATP-binding protein, whose product MTPILQVRNLRASIAGQQVVEDVTFDVPATGITAVLGRNGAGKTSTLRGILGLISRKGEVLLDGERIDGLSTHRIVQRGVGYVPEDREVFAGLTVAENLALAERQREPRREFVDQLFPDLVARREQRAGTLSGGQQQMVSVARALLNDNRLLLVDEPTKGLAPKIVTEVADALAEAAATVPMLLVEQNLDVVRRLADQAIVIAGGRVVHTGRAADILDDADLTRRLLGVSAEEHV is encoded by the coding sequence ATGACCCCGATCCTGCAGGTGCGGAACCTGCGCGCATCCATCGCCGGCCAGCAGGTCGTCGAGGACGTCACCTTCGACGTCCCCGCGACCGGCATCACCGCCGTGCTCGGCCGCAACGGTGCGGGCAAGACCTCGACGCTGCGCGGCATCCTGGGGCTCATCTCCCGCAAGGGCGAGGTGCTGCTCGACGGCGAGCGGATCGACGGGTTGAGCACCCACCGCATCGTGCAGCGCGGCGTCGGCTACGTGCCTGAGGACCGTGAGGTGTTCGCGGGCCTCACCGTCGCCGAGAACCTCGCTCTCGCCGAGCGCCAGCGCGAGCCGCGCCGCGAGTTCGTCGACCAGCTCTTCCCCGACCTCGTCGCCCGGCGCGAGCAGCGCGCGGGAACCCTCTCGGGCGGGCAGCAGCAGATGGTCTCGGTCGCACGCGCCCTGCTCAACGACAACCGCCTGCTGCTCGTCGACGAACCCACCAAGGGCCTTGCGCCCAAGATCGTCACCGAGGTGGCCGACGCGCTGGCCGAAGCGGCCGCGACCGTCCCCATGCTGCTCGTCGAGCAGAACCTCGACGTCGTGCGCCGTCTCGCCGACCAGGCGATCGTCATCGCCGGCGGCCGCGTCGTGCACACCGGCCGCGCCGCCGACATCCTCGACGACGCCGACCTGACCCGACGCCTCCTGGGCGTCAGCGCGGAGGAGCACGTATGA
- a CDS encoding branched-chain amino acid ABC transporter permease has product MSTLILTLVIGLGLGALYFLVASGLSLIYGLMHVLNFAHGAFLTLSAFVGWAFAQLIGVSSWGGFLLSILVGALVGAVFAAVTELLLIRPLYERHIEQVLVTVGLSFAAIALFEGIWGTDPVTVAGPAWLSQTTSVLGASIPNKYWVLIIAAALVLAGLVLFLNRTRYGMIIRAGVENRAMVTALGIDVRRSFTLVFAIGGAAAGIGGVLAMHAMTYVSAHLGSTLLIFAFIVTVVGGLGSLTGAAIASVLVAVLQQVANTYLGGTGDFIVVILLAVVLLVRPAGLMGRRA; this is encoded by the coding sequence ATGAGCACCCTCATCCTCACACTCGTCATCGGCCTGGGCCTGGGCGCGCTGTACTTCCTCGTCGCCAGCGGGCTGAGCCTGATCTACGGGCTCATGCACGTGCTGAACTTCGCGCACGGCGCCTTCCTCACCCTCAGCGCCTTCGTCGGGTGGGCGTTCGCCCAGCTGATCGGCGTCTCGAGCTGGGGCGGCTTCCTGCTGTCGATCCTGGTCGGTGCGCTCGTCGGGGCGGTCTTCGCCGCCGTCACCGAACTGCTGCTGATCCGGCCGCTGTACGAACGGCACATCGAGCAGGTGCTCGTCACCGTCGGACTGTCGTTCGCCGCGATCGCCCTCTTCGAGGGCATCTGGGGCACCGACCCGGTCACGGTCGCAGGGCCCGCCTGGCTCAGTCAGACCACCAGCGTGCTGGGCGCCAGCATCCCGAACAAGTACTGGGTGCTCATCATCGCCGCAGCGCTCGTGCTCGCCGGCCTCGTGCTGTTCCTGAACCGCACCCGCTACGGCATGATCATCCGCGCCGGCGTCGAGAACCGGGCCATGGTCACCGCGCTCGGCATCGACGTGCGCCGCTCGTTCACGCTCGTCTTCGCGATCGGCGGCGCCGCCGCCGGCATCGGCGGAGTGCTCGCCATGCACGCCATGACCTACGTCTCGGCGCACCTGGGCTCGACACTGCTGATCTTCGCCTTCATCGTCACGGTGGTCGGCGGGCTCGGCTCGCTCACCGGCGCCGCCATCGCCTCGGTGCTCGTCGCGGTGCTGCAGCAGGTGGCCAACACCTATCTCGGGGGCACCGGCGACTTCATCGTCGTGATCCTGCTGGCCGTGGTGCTGCTGGTGCGGCCCGCGGGACTCATGGGAAGGAGGGCCTGA
- a CDS encoding branched-chain amino acid ABC transporter permease, translating to MRGTVPARWAPLAVGVVLVVVLAILPLLNLSIPGVLPGATYTPGSLALMSLCMVFAALALSYNLMLGTAGMLSFGHALYFGAGAYGLGIVLDAAQLPLAAGIFAALIGGIVIAVVTGAVAMRVNGIPFAMVTLAFAQAGSVLVRRNQAITGGEEGLSLNTATVPDWLVGVVNTRNLYWFSLAVVVIVYLVVLWVDRSRLGHLAAAARENDLRVRVLGLQPTRAKLLVFVVAGLCASLAGIAYLLLQSGTQPSAVGADLTITVLVMVVLGGVGFRWGAILGGVLYTILDQRLTVLARAEGIQQLPDVLRVPLSEPLFLLGVLFILVVMFLPGGIAGTVDAWLRRRRGSAPSARIEAMDEQDVLEPVAR from the coding sequence ATGCGCGGCACCGTTCCCGCCCGCTGGGCACCGCTCGCCGTCGGTGTCGTCCTGGTCGTCGTACTGGCGATCCTGCCGCTGCTGAACCTGTCGATCCCCGGCGTCCTGCCCGGCGCCACCTACACGCCGGGATCGCTCGCGCTCATGTCGCTGTGCATGGTGTTCGCGGCCCTCGCCCTGTCGTACAACCTCATGCTCGGCACCGCCGGGATGCTGTCCTTCGGCCACGCGCTGTACTTCGGCGCCGGAGCCTACGGGCTGGGCATCGTGCTCGACGCGGCGCAGCTGCCGCTCGCGGCGGGCATCTTCGCCGCGCTCATCGGCGGCATCGTGATCGCCGTCGTCACCGGTGCGGTCGCGATGCGCGTGAACGGCATCCCGTTCGCCATGGTGACCCTCGCCTTCGCGCAGGCCGGCTCTGTGCTCGTCCGCCGCAATCAGGCGATCACCGGCGGCGAGGAGGGCCTGAGTCTGAACACCGCCACCGTGCCCGACTGGCTCGTCGGCGTCGTCAACACCAGGAACCTGTACTGGTTCTCGCTCGCGGTGGTCGTCATCGTCTACCTCGTGGTGCTCTGGGTCGACCGCTCGCGTCTCGGGCACCTCGCCGCCGCCGCACGGGAGAACGACCTGCGCGTGCGGGTGCTCGGCCTGCAGCCGACCCGCGCCAAGCTGCTCGTCTTCGTCGTCGCCGGGCTGTGCGCCTCGCTCGCCGGCATCGCCTATCTGCTGCTGCAGTCGGGCACCCAGCCCAGCGCCGTCGGTGCCGATCTCACGATCACCGTGCTCGTCATGGTCGTGCTCGGTGGCGTCGGGTTCCGGTGGGGTGCGATCCTCGGTGGTGTGCTCTACACGATCCTCGACCAGCGTCTGACGGTGCTCGCCCGCGCCGAGGGCATCCAGCAGCTGCCCGACGTGCTGCGCGTGCCGCTGTCGGAGCCGCTGTTCCTGCTCGGCGTGCTGTTCATCCTCGTCGTCATGTTCCTGCCCGGCGGCATCGCCGGCACCGTCGACGCCTGGCTGCGTCGCCGGCGCGGCAGCGCGCCGAGCGCCCGGATCGAGGCGATGGACGAGCAGGACGTCCTCGAGCCGGTGGCACGATGA
- a CDS encoding class I adenylate-forming enzyme family protein yields the protein MTSGIVGAHTIGRWLHDSALAAPARIAIDDRGVRTDYRTLADRVDALARRLTDAGYGAGQRIATVSGNSADHIVAFFACAQLGIAFVPLSWRLTPAELADLITRTAPALLLVEDEHAALTTAALELAEAAPSRVALGVAGVEADAPAAVDAVAARPAHDDDPLLIIYTSGSEAAPKGVVLTHENCFWNNLALDRAMPLDADDVVLAMLPQYHVAAWNVQPLQAWWRGATVVLERGFDPGRVLQLITARGVTAMMGVPTQYRMLQRHPLWSCADLSSLTRIVAGGATIPEDLAALWGERGLAFTQGYGLTEAGPNVLFLAPELAAEHPGAVGRPYPGVDVCLVDPDTGLELEGAATGELWVRGASVFAGYLDDPEATARARHGEWLRTGDLLQRDAQGIHRVVDRLKEIYVSGGENVAPAAVERALAAHPLVVACAVVGVADETWGERGFAFVVTSGAVSADELRAFAAERLASFKLPARIEFIDRLPRSTIDKVARSTLRRMAQDLMAAQPAQKETHDRAH from the coding sequence ATGACCTCCGGGATCGTGGGAGCGCACACGATCGGCCGCTGGCTGCACGACAGCGCCCTCGCAGCCCCTGCCCGCATCGCGATCGATGACCGCGGGGTGCGCACCGACTACCGCACCCTCGCCGACCGTGTCGACGCGCTCGCGCGGCGGCTGACGGATGCCGGGTACGGCGCCGGGCAGCGGATCGCGACGGTCTCGGGGAACTCGGCCGACCACATCGTCGCCTTCTTCGCCTGTGCACAGCTCGGAATCGCCTTCGTCCCGCTGTCGTGGCGGCTGACCCCGGCCGAACTGGCCGACCTGATCACGCGCACGGCGCCCGCCCTGCTGCTGGTCGAGGACGAGCACGCGGCGCTCACGACCGCGGCGCTGGAGCTCGCGGAGGCCGCCCCTTCTCGTGTCGCACTCGGCGTCGCGGGGGTGGAGGCGGATGCGCCCGCCGCGGTGGATGCCGTCGCCGCGCGCCCCGCGCACGACGACGACCCGCTGCTGATCATCTACACCTCCGGCAGCGAAGCGGCGCCCAAGGGCGTGGTGCTCACCCACGAGAACTGCTTCTGGAACAACCTCGCCCTCGACCGCGCCATGCCGCTCGACGCCGACGACGTCGTGCTGGCGATGCTGCCCCAGTACCACGTGGCCGCCTGGAACGTGCAGCCGCTGCAGGCGTGGTGGCGCGGCGCCACGGTCGTGCTCGAGCGCGGCTTCGACCCGGGCCGGGTGCTGCAGCTGATCACCGCGCGCGGCGTGACCGCGATGATGGGGGTGCCCACGCAGTACCGGATGCTGCAGCGGCATCCGCTGTGGTCCTGCGCCGACCTGTCGTCGCTGACCCGCATCGTCGCGGGCGGAGCCACCATCCCCGAGGATCTCGCCGCACTGTGGGGTGAACGCGGGCTCGCGTTCACCCAGGGCTACGGGCTCACCGAGGCCGGCCCCAACGTGCTCTTCCTGGCACCCGAGCTCGCCGCCGAGCACCCCGGTGCCGTCGGGCGTCCCTACCCGGGGGTCGACGTGTGCCTGGTCGATCCCGACACCGGACTCGAGCTCGAGGGCGCCGCCACCGGAGAGCTGTGGGTGCGGGGGGCGAGCGTGTTCGCCGGCTATCTGGACGACCCCGAGGCCACGGCACGCGCACGGCACGGCGAATGGCTGCGCACCGGTGACCTGCTGCAGCGCGACGCCCAGGGCATCCACCGCGTCGTCGATCGCCTGAAGGAGATCTACGTGTCGGGCGGTGAGAACGTCGCCCCGGCCGCGGTCGAGCGCGCCCTCGCCGCGCACCCGCTGGTCGTGGCCTGCGCGGTCGTCGGCGTCGCCGACGAGACCTGGGGCGAGCGGGGCTTCGCGTTCGTCGTGACCAGCGGCGCCGTCTCGGCCGACGAGCTGCGCGCGTTCGCGGCGGAGCGGCTGGCGTCGTTCAAGCTGCCCGCGCGCATCGAGTTCATCGACAGGCTGCCGCGCTCGACCATCGACAAGGTCGCCCGCAGCACGCTGCGCCGCATGGCGCAGGACCTCATGGCGGCGCAGCCCGCCCAGAAGGAGACGCATGACCGTGCACACTGA
- a CDS encoding TetR/AcrR family transcriptional regulator has product MTVHTDDPPISPATGRPLTKRGQQTRRRLLEAAEQVFADLGYHEASIVKITDSAGVALGTFYLYFDSKQSIFEALVVDLNSRVRHSMSEAMAGAADRIEAERLGFEGFFRFTAQHPALYRVVREAEFVSPAMLKLHYERIVDGYRAGLAAAQRDGEIAAELDTEVVAWALMGAGELIGMRYLLWERDADGCPPEQIDPAVLEGMTAFITRALRPDATATEPDATEGVQR; this is encoded by the coding sequence ATGACCGTGCACACTGACGACCCGCCGATCTCGCCGGCGACCGGACGGCCGTTGACCAAGCGCGGCCAGCAGACGCGTCGTCGCCTGCTGGAGGCCGCAGAGCAGGTCTTCGCCGATCTCGGCTACCACGAGGCGTCGATCGTGAAGATCACCGACAGTGCCGGCGTGGCGCTGGGCACGTTCTACCTGTACTTCGACAGCAAGCAGTCGATCTTCGAGGCGCTGGTCGTCGACCTGAACAGCCGCGTGCGCCACTCGATGTCCGAGGCGATGGCGGGGGCCGCCGACCGCATCGAGGCCGAGCGCCTCGGCTTCGAGGGCTTCTTCCGGTTCACCGCGCAGCATCCCGCCCTCTACCGCGTCGTGCGCGAGGCCGAGTTCGTCTCACCGGCGATGCTGAAGCTGCACTACGAGCGCATCGTCGACGGCTACCGCGCGGGACTCGCCGCCGCGCAGCGCGACGGTGAGATCGCCGCCGAGCTCGACACCGAGGTCGTCGCCTGGGCGCTGATGGGCGCCGGCGAGCTGATCGGCATGCGGTATCTGCTCTGGGAGAGGGATGCCGATGGCTGCCCGCCCGAGCAGATCGATCCGGCTGTGCTCGAGGGCATGACCGCATTCATCACCCGGGCGCTGCGCCCGGATGCCACGGCCACAGAGCCCGATGCCACGGAGGGGGTACAGCGATGA